One region of Trichoderma breve strain T069 chromosome 7 map unlocalized scaffold00007, whole genome shotgun sequence genomic DNA includes:
- a CDS encoding corA-like mg2+ transporter protein domain-containing protein: MAFDDSIRRRERPRRSTGGSEAYFQPPQRARRELTRRDFLNESGDEFVHRRESNDEAEPSLGPMILRSRDTRSSPPPILRQRRTLGRKSSGAELTTEEAVITESPTAFHHAASSDDDDRTTRFRRRRDYDEQDDSRPAREEIIIERRDEDEPRARARYVDAEEDGYLRPMSPIVEDIDAFDDFHFVFPAEDPSKDAELSDLDTPTTESESTQKVERPLSNVITAPGIYSSSYSGTAELGAQHDVNLTFLHDPRGQKQPLFRWLHVRQDIMNFDAFWVQVSRQIHFRDAERKAVANLQAEVKRQCVKTRYNPQGAKVGYMEPRCIQTPIQSSNKKPSEDSHAANWICIPYFHLQQYSESVSTSNTALFPAQTLLQSQYSRSGQQRDMDQAAFISHFRAFWPRKLEFWRKDRLLAAENWAKILNLAEGQHGDVRLKLKIADAPDLLRTFLKQDATANKASQKCPEQSAAAPESLHVFTLLSKSADSSNDSILKDLQEQLSAAEKFLTEKTSYTAQREYKRCELMTRDGVNEQLEKLGTRIEEKKSDKVRRSYEERLDVFNIADTLFQLFFPLTFHGPTTGKYWGALSNKMRMPELDEDDVHMYSTPVSTLKSTLWELAQDIQSFQNLMSFAGKEDRAAMELPHELVTAWLHIVFGLTYAYEVGWYNHMTKAKSLLKEGMQKMVESISAQNLLDRAVMQPTEVMSLIALNLLHDDVGKYDDICDTYSLYLNSLDTDITTKAPSRTYQHRIDLVNQEMTAIKRNLSRQRNIIAMLRNRTSITDGNFMFLNELETASKLSSTDMGGFRSLFLADCANLVDQREYEFRRNTEYAEDLEREITYKMEWTKDRQENAIYAFTLVTIIFLPLSAISSIFGMNTNDIRNMDFDQWLYWVVALPVTVIIIIAGLWWMDELSNATDWLVGKRWRSSKGASRSSGSSMDYDSVSRASEDVPATYRRSRYSRPTVRKYAETIEVPVASMPPPRRRRTSFYKY, from the exons ATGGCGTTCGACGACTCCATACGCCGCAGAGAACGCCCGCGCCGCTCCACCGGGGGTTCTGAAGCTTACTTTCAG CCGCCTCAACGTGCAAGGCGAGAGTTAACACGCCGCGATTTCCTCAATGAGAGCGGAGACGAATTCGTCCACCGCCGGGAATCCAATGATGAAGCTGAGCCATCTTTAGGGCCAATGATACTTCGCAGCCGGGATACTAGAtcatcccctccccccatATTGCGGCAACGACGGACCTTGGGCAGAAAAAGCTCAGGGGCTGAGCTCACGACAGAGGAAGCCGTCATCACGGAGTCTCCCACTGCTTTTCATCATGCGGCCTCttcagatgacgatgatcGGACTACACGTTTTAGAAGGCGTAGAGATTACGACGAACAAGACGACTCTCGCCCTGCCAGGGAGGAGATCATTATCGAGAGAcgggatgaggatgagccGCGAGCGCGGGCACGATATGTCgatgccgaagaagacgggtATCTCCGTCCCATGAGCCCCATCGTTGAAGACATTGATGCGTTTGACGACTTTCACTTTGTCTTTCCAGCAGAGGATCCATCAAAGGATGCCGAACTGTCTGACCTGGACACCCCAACAACAGAGAGCGAATCGACACAAAAAGTCGAACGGCCTCTTTCAAACGTCATCACTGCCCCTGGGATTTATTCTTCCAGCTACTCTGGGACAGCGGAGCTTGGGGCTCAGCACGATGTGAATTTGACATTTCTACACGACCCCAGGGGCCAAAAGCAGCCTCTGTTCCGATGGTT ACATGTTCGCCAAGACATAATGAACTTTGACGCATTCTGG GTCCAAGTATCGCGCCAAATCCACTTTCGCGATGCTGAAAGAAAGGCAGTGGCTAACCTGCAAGCCGAAGTTAAGCGGCAGTGCGTCAAGACTCGATACAATCCCCAAGGTGCAAAAGTAGGTTACATGGAGCCACGATGCATCCAGACTCCGATACAATCGTCCAATAAGAAACCTTCCGAGGACTCACATGCAGCCAACTGGATCTGTATACCGTATTTTCATCTACAGCAATATTCTGAATCCGTCTCAACTTCGAATACGGCACTATTCCCGGCTCAGACTTTACTCCAATCCCAATACTCTCGCAGTGGCCAACAGAGAGACATGGACCAAGCA GCGTTTATCTCCCACTTTCGTGCCTTTTGGCCACGGAAACTCGAATTTTGGCGCAAGGATCGTCTGTTGGCAGCGGAAAACTGGGCAAAAATCTTGAACCTAGCCGAGGGGCAACACGGTGATGTGAGGTTGAAGTTAAAGATTGC AGATGCACCCGATCTGTTACGAACATTTCTGAAACAGGATGCAACGGCCAACAAGGCATCACAAAAGTGCCCCGAACAGTCAGCAGCCGCGCCAGAATCGCTCCACGTTTTCACACTGTTGTCGAAGAGTGCAGACTCATCTAACGATTCCATTCTCAAGGACCTTCAGGAACAACTATCGGCGGCCGAGAAGTTCTTGACAGAAAAGACTTCTTACACGGCACAGAGAGAATATAAAAGATGCGAACTCATGACGAGGGACGGTGTTAATGAGCAACTCGAAAAACTAGGTACCCGcattgaagagaaaaagagcgaTAAAGTCCGCCGCTCATATGAGGAAAGGCTCGACGTCTTCAACATAGCCGACACGTTGTTTCAACTATTCTTTCCTCTCACGTTCCACGGTCCTACAACGGGTAAATACTGGGGTGCTCTAAGCAATAAGATGAGG ATGCCTGAacttgacgaagatgatgttcACATGTATTCAACTCCGGTTTCAACACTCAAAAGCACCCTCTGGGAGTTGGCCCAGGACATACAATCGTTTCAGAATCTCATGTCCTTTGCGGGCAAGGAAGACCGCGCCGCCATGGAACTGCCCCATGAACTTGTGACTGCGTGGCTGCACATTGTTTTCGGCCTGACTTATGCCTATGAGGTCGGCTGGTACAATCATatgacaaaggcaaagtcgCTGCTGAAAGAAGGGATGCAGAAAATGGTTGAAAGCATTTCCGCCCAAAATCTCTTGGACAGGGCTGTCATGCAGCCAACAGAAGTCATGTCACTGATAGCGCTCAACCTCTTGCATGACGACGTGGGCAAATATGATGATATTTGTGATACATACTCGCTCTATCTCAATTCCTTG GATACGGACATTACAACAAAGGCCCCCAGTCGGACGTATCAGCATCGTATTGATCTTGTCAACCAAGAAATGACTGCCATTAAGCGAAATCTATCAAGACAGAGAAATATAATAGCTATGCTGAGAAACAGAACTAGCATTACAGACGGAAACTTCATG TTCTTGAACGAACTCGAGACGGCTTCCAAGTTGTCGTCGACGGACATGGGAGGGTTTCGAAGCCTCTTTCTGGCTGACTGTGCCAACCTCGTTGACCAGAGAGAGTACGAATTCCGGCGGAACACGGAGTATGCGGAGGATCTGGAGCGAGAGATTACGTACAAGATGGAGTGGACCAAAGACAGGCAAGAGAACGCCATCTACGCCTTCACCTTggtcaccatcatcttcctgcCGCTGAGCGCCATCTCGAGCATCTTTGGCATGAACACCAACGACATCCGCAACATGGACTTTGACCAGTGGCTGTATTGGGTGGTGGCCTTGCCCGTCAcggtcatcatcatcattgccggCCTATGGTGGATGGATGAGCTCAGTAACGCAACGGACTGGCTCGTTGGCAAACGCTGGCGCTCATCAAAGGGGGCCTCGCGGTCATCTGGATCAAGTATGGATTACGACTCGGTGAGCCGTGCCAGCGAGGACGTGCCGGCTACCTACCGCCGATCTCGTTATTCACGTCCGACTGTGCGGAAATATGCGGAAACAATTGAGGTTCCCGTGGCTAGtatgccgccgccgcgaaGACGGAGGACATCTTTTTACAAGTACTGA
- a CDS encoding rhoGAP domain-containing protein, translated as MSTSPSSFPGRAPASITTSVTSLCLFLAGCCPTQRLLLVLGTGFCFCFSGGALLYSSAGLHHRCEEEALPAVCHLMLLHSLPLYCFHLSLTLPPDPYPPRPLSSPSYTASSLTTPSPPWPGTATSQRRPPPIDTRSNSNTTPSSAGGHTTFYSDSSNPSSPDEERPRPDPHAAPNDTHSVRQPVNPKPVEGSSSKAPTSAMASPTTSTAPSGPTTGLPRNSSIDSAISAISSSAQANNTTNNQAKSEEIAKLIQTAGSPEAVIQYLLKEKQSQAQQNSQLWRLVDKQRAMILGLNKDLEAALKDKEKYRKKVKELMASPLVVKPPGSQEDDKQSDAHNDARLLRQEVDSPKEPVVPLPNTPKLDSEGQLGSPVDMALAPYPITPPADRSHAPPSAVAELLDPSEEMPKPQEYALDHYDHDAEEQAADQARRERNSEQLNEMPYNASLPPSRSLPSHPPNKPPPKPPAANAPPTVTVMEPTPQPDEGIGKFPSPPRKPPPAPLQLRQEIRRQLDSPTIEDSDSDYDDVLEVDEIIPENRGRRRTREEDDREREVLAVQEVEVRSASKMAQAGMAETPSPSTVPASLQPGMPTASLDAVLNGTRPRELTAPILSPGLPASPRPFGNPKMTLGNPPMSPRGGPLSPRPPRQPIPMPPGTPMIVPPTASLSDGNPLKRAMEAGDYSKGASSPVERTAIFRGLVTDEYPDLLLPPNALPSIAIRVASSRMKPSRASLLSLTQLEEDPVFTLAIISRADGGELWRVEKDSASLAKLDQRLKQCPAFTAKTPDRSLFTGHAPAKIDARRAVLDQYMDELLNTPLDTNAALELCKYLSNHTLPPNADETGQMYKPKEDNASIRSDGRPTRNGYLTKKGKNFGGWKSRFFILNGPLLKYYETPGGAHLGTIKLQNAQIGKQSQNNEASTPTAHSNDEELDSQYRHAFLILEPKKKDSSNHVKHVLCAESDRERDIWVENLLQWIDYRDPEDEPPAARPVHDRQTSGDQLNKAKKGGKANQQHQTSGSDTLIGVRYDSTHAGDAPHQGNHGNRPKTSGSQSEHHHADSHSKIISGPKDPQVISDASSWGSRIGLTAPPPAPAPSHDEKKQRKRSFFGFGPKARTSSDGQDSLFGGSEGGSGATPPQNGYHGPVRHVFGAPLAEAVRYNPPVDVDVPLPSVVYRCIQYLEAQNAIFEEGIFRLSGSNVVIKQLRERFNNEGDINLVTDEHYYDIHAVASLLKLYLRELPTSILTRDLHLEFMSITTEITDKDEKMAALNELSLRLPQANATLLKYLIAFLIRIINNSDINKMTVRNVGIVFSPTLNIPAPVFAMFLQNYEAIFGVDPEEYELPSPISETGSHGRSDSVGRFDPPPGRPSTSSGSASPRHQGWPESIRDPARSTPTPPLLQNLNAARGSPTPTGAARHSYEPSYMLHQSPRSVSQPIHNTGGGPSDGPVSQPPHRASPAYEQSLLPVTAEDQNGNLAAYDQGNMSRRRESAIMMGGSSGLQHQQGSKSRLREEAHF; from the exons ATGTCGACGTCGCCCAGCTCGTTTCCCGGCAGGGCTCCGGCCTCAATCACAACCAG TGTCACTTCGCTCTGCCTGTtcctggctggctgctgtcCAACCCAACGGCTTTTGTTGGTTCTCGGAAcgggcttctgcttctgcttctctggGGGAGCTCTACTCTACAGTAGTGCCGGCCTTCACCACCgctgcgaagaagaagctctgcCCGCCGTCTGCCACTTGATGCTTCTGCACAGTCTTCCTCTTTACtgctttcatctctctctcacctTGCCCCCTGACCCCTACCCGCCGCG CCCGCTGTCGTCGCCGAGCTACACAGCGTCCTCGCTGACCACCCCGAGTCCTCCTTGGCCCGGTACCGCCACGAGCCAGAGACGCCCGCCGCCCATTGACACGCGATCTAATAGCAATACGACCCCATCTTCTGCGGGTGGGCACACTACCTTCTACTCCGACTCGTCCAACCCCTCCAGCCCAGACGAGGAGCGCCCAAG ACCAGATCCCCACGCCGCCCCGAATGATACTCACAGCGTCCGCCAACCTGTGAATCCGAAGCCTGTTGAAGGCTCGTCGAGCAAGGCGCCCACCTCTGCCATGGCCAGTCCGACGACATCCACCGCACCCAGCGGTCCTACCACAGGCCTGCCTCGCAATTCCTCCATCGACAGTGCCATTTCCGCCATCTCCTCAAGCGCGCAAGCGAATAATACCACTAATAACCAGGCCAAATCGGAAGAAATTGCAAAGTTAATACAAACCGCCGGCAGCCCTGAGGCCGTCATTCAGTATCTGCTCAAAGAGAAGCAATCTCAGGCACAGCAGAACAGCCAGCTATGGCGCCTGGTTGACAAGCAGAGGGCCATGATCTTGGGGTTGAATAAAGATTTGGAGGCAGCCCtgaaggacaaagaaaagtACAGGAAAAAAGTAAAGGAGCTAATGGCGAGTCCCTTGGTAGTAAAACCACCGGGCAGCCAAGAGGATGATAAACAGTCAGACGCGCACAACGATGCACGCCTGCTACGCCAGGAAGTCGATTCACCAAAGGAGCCAGTGGTGCCTTTGCCCAACACCCCAAAGCTGGACTCTGAGGGCCAATTGGGCTCGCCGGTGGACATGGCTCTAGCTCCCTATCCAATCACCCCTCCGGCAGACCGATCACACGCACCCCCTTCGGCTGTGGCCGAGCTGTTGGATCCTTCAGAGGAGATGCCCAAACCCCAGGAATATGCTCTGGACCATTACGACCACGACGCGGAAGAGCAGGCGGCAGACCAGGCGCGGAGAGAAAGGAACAGCGAACAGCTGAATGAGATGCCGTACAATGCCTCCCTACCTCCGTCGCGCAGCCTGCCAAGCCACCCGCCCAATAAGCCGCCGCCAAAACCTCCCGCCGCCAATGCCCCTCCGACAGTGACCGTCATGGAGCCCACACCGCAGCCGGATGAGGGCATTGGCAAGTTCCCTTCGCCACCGCGGAAGCCTCCCCCTGCGCCTCTTCAGCTCCGGCAGGAGATCCGGCGCCAGCTTGACTCTCCCACCATTGAAGACTCTGATTCCGACTACGACGACGTTTTAGAAGTGGACGAGATTATTCCCGAGAACCGCGGCCGCCGACGAACGCGCGAGGAAGACGATCGTGAGCGCGAAGTTTTGGCTGTTCAGGAGGTTGAAGTGCGGAGCGCATCCAAGATGGCCCAGGCTGGAATGGCAGAAACCCCCAGCCCTTCCACTGTGCCCGCCAGCTTGCAGCCTGGGATGCCCACCGCATCTCTGGATGCGGTCCTGAATGGGACCAGACCTCGAGAATTGACTGCTCCCATCCTCAGCCCTGGTTTGCCTGCCAGCCCCAGGCCATTTGGGAACCCTAAAATGACGCTTGGCAACCCTCCAATGTCGCCAAGGGGCGGTCCATTGTCACCAAGACCTCCACGACAACCGATTCCCATGCCGCCTGGTACGCCCATGATAGTGCCGCCCACCGCATCATTGAGCGATGGAAACCCGCTCAAGAGGGCGATGGAGGCTGGGGACTACTCCAAGGGCGCCTCTAGCCCAGTGGAACGAACGGCCATCTTCAGAGGCTTGGTGACTGACGAGTACCCcgatctgctgctgccgccaaacGCGTTACcttccatcgccatccgaGTCGCGTCGTCCCGCATGAAGCCGTCCAGAGCAAGTCTCTTGTCGTTGACCCAGCTCGAGGAGGATCCGGTCTTTACGCTTGCCATCATTTCGCGGGCTGACGGAGGCGAGCTTTGGCGCGTGGAGAAGGACTCTGCGTCTCTAGCCAAGCTGGACCAGCGACTGAAGCAGTGCCCTGCTTTTACAGCCAAGACTCCTGATAGGTCACTGTTTACCGGACATGCGCCtgccaagattgatgccCGAAGAGCCGTCTTGGACCAGTACATGGATGAGCTTTTGAATACTCCCCTTGACACTAACGCAGCTCTAGAGCTTTGCAAATATCTCTCTAATCATACCCTGCCTCCCAATGCTGATGAGACTGGCCAAATGTACAAACCCAAGGAGGACAACGCCTCGATTCGATCGGATGGTCGACCTACTCGCAATGGTTATCTCaccaagaagggcaaaaacTTTGGTGGATGGAAATCGcgcttcttcattctcaacGGTCCTCTATTGAAGTACTATGAGACTCCCGGTGGCGCTCATCTCGGCACTATCAAGCTTCAGAACGCTCAAATCGGCAAGCAATCCCAAAACAACGAAGCCAGCACCCCAACAGCTCACAGcaacgacgaggagctggataGCCAATATCGCCACGCCTTTCTCATCCTcgagcccaagaagaaggactcCAGCAACCATGTCAAGCACGTGCTGTGTGCGGAGAGTGACAGAGAAAGAGACATCTGGGTGGAGAATCTGCTGCAGTGGATCGACTACCGAGATCCTGAGGATGAGCCGCCAGCCGCACGGCCAGTTCACGACCGTCAGACATCTGGAGACCAGCTcaacaaagccaagaagGGAGGCAAAGCGAACCAGCAACATCAGACGTCGGGCTCAGACACACTGATTGGGGTGAGATACGATTCTACCCACGCTGGAGACGCTCCGCACCAGGGCAACCATGGAAACCGACCAAAGACATCCGGCAGCCAAAGCGAGCATCACCATGCGGATTCGCACTCGAAGATCATTTCCGGGCCAAAAGACCCTCAGGTGATCTCAGATGCCTCCTCGTGGGGAAGCAGAATTGGCCTGACAGCACCACCTCCGGCACCGGCTCCTTCgcatgatgaaaagaagcagaggaaACGAAGTTTCTTTGGTTTTGGACCCAAGGCGCGCACTTCGTCTGACGGACAGGACTCCTTGTTTGGAGGCAGCGAGGGCGGCTCTGGAGCAACTCCGCCACAGAATGGCTACCACGGCCCGGTTCGCCACGTTTTCGGTGCACCTCTGGCTGAGGCTGTGCGATACAACCCCCCGGTGGATGTCGACGTGCCGCTGCCCTCAGTTGTCTACCGCTGTATCCAGTATCTAGAGGCTCAAAACGCAATTTTCGAAGAGGGCATTTTCCGGCTTAGTGGTTCGAATGTCGTCATCAAACAGCTTCGAGAGCGCTTCAACAACGAAGGCGATATCAACCTGGTCACCGACGAGCATTACTACGACATACACGCCGTGGCGTCTCTTCTGAAGCTGTATCTGCGAGAGCTGCCTACGAGCATACTCACGAGAGATCTTCACCTGGAATTTATGTCGATAACGACGGAGATTACCGACAAGGACGAAAAGATGGCGGCCCTCAACGAGCTATCGCTGCGGCTGCCCCAGGCCAACGCAACGCTGCTCAAGTACCTGATTGCATTCCTCATTAGAATCATCAACAACTCGGACATTAACAAGATGACGGTGCGAAACGTGGGCATCGTCTTTTCACCGACGCTCAACATCCCGGCGCCCGTCTTTGCCATGTTCCTCCAGAACTACGAAGCCATTTTCGGAGTCGACCCTGAAGAGTACGAGCTGCCTTCCCCCATCTCTGAGACGGGCAGTCATGGTCGATCGGACTCTGTCGGGCGCTTCGATCCACCGCCAGGTCgtccatcaacatcatccgGGAGCGCCTCTCCGCGCCATCAAGGATGGCCGGAATCCATCCGAGACCCAGCGAGATCAACACCGACGCCTCCTCTATTACAGAATCTGAATGCGGCGCGAGGGTCTCCCACTCCGACCGGGGCAGCTCGCCATAGCTACGAGCCTTCTTATATGCTTCACCAGAGCCCTAGATCAGTCTCTCAGCCAATACACAATACTGGCGGCGGGCCTTCAGACGGTCCAGTTTCGCAACCGCCTCACCGAGCCAGCCCGGCGTACGAACAGTCTCTTCTCCCCGTGACGGCAGAGGACCAAAATGGCAATCTTGCTGCGTACGATCAAGGGAACATGTCTAGACGCCGGGAGAGCGCCATCATGATGGGTGGCTCGTCTGGcttgcagcatcaacaaggatCCAAGAGTCGCCTACGTGAAGAGGCGCATTTCTAA